A single window of Acidobacteriota bacterium DNA harbors:
- a CDS encoding DUF2085 domain-containing protein, with product MLDRRSIAIRFALPLVPLALVALAISAPLLATSPLLNISIRNFFSIVCHQDAARSFWIAGAPMAVCVRCLGVYLGAVVGAVVPLRRAVALRLVAAAVGFNALDVAAEAFGRHGNLPAMRFGFGLALGAAVGALVAAWVADSAALKLRRSASLPL from the coding sequence GTGTTAGACCGGCGCAGCATTGCCATTCGTTTCGCGCTTCCACTCGTCCCGCTCGCGCTGGTCGCCCTGGCGATTTCCGCGCCGCTGCTCGCGACCTCGCCGCTGCTCAACATCTCCATCCGAAACTTCTTTTCTATCGTGTGCCATCAGGATGCGGCGCGCTCGTTCTGGATCGCGGGCGCTCCGATGGCGGTGTGCGTGCGGTGTTTGGGGGTCTACCTGGGCGCGGTCGTGGGCGCGGTGGTTCCGTTGCGGCGCGCGGTAGCGCTGAGGTTAGTTGCCGCAGCGGTGGGGTTCAACGCGCTCGACGTCGCCGCGGAAGCGTTCGGCCGGCATGGCAACCTGCCGGCGATGCGCTTCGGGTTTGGTCTCGCGCTGGGCGCGGCGGTGGGCGCGCTCGTCGCCGCATGGGTTGCGGACTCGGCCGCCTTAAAGTTGCGCCGTTCAGCTTCCCTCCCGTTATAA
- a CDS encoding glycine C-acetyltransferase produces the protein MPTTPTRTDPLSFLGASLNDLKQRGTYFKLRVLDDEQAPECTFDGKRVINLASNNYLGLTTHPKLREAAEKAVRDFGVGSGAVRTIAGTMKLHMELEEKIARFKNVEACVVFQSGFTANAGTVSAILGKDDFIISDELNHASIIDGARLSRAKILVFRHKDVAHAEEQLASVKDQPGHKLLITDGVFSMDGDIGPLPGLCDAAEKYGAIMMVDDAHASGVLGRNGRGTIDHFSVHGRVDIQVGTLSKAIGSIGGYICGTRDLIEFLYHRGRPFLFSTSHPPSVAATCIAAFDVLEQEPGLIDRLWDNTRYWKKELGGLGFNIGGQNTPASETPITPIIIGDGRRTMDFSSALFQEGVFGTGIAFPTVPEGKARIRTIMTATHTRPQLDKALEVLRKVGKKMGILA, from the coding sequence ATGCCGACCACACCGACGCGCACCGATCCGCTCTCTTTTCTCGGCGCCAGCCTCAACGACCTGAAGCAACGGGGCACGTACTTCAAGCTGCGCGTGCTCGACGATGAGCAGGCGCCGGAATGCACGTTCGACGGCAAACGCGTCATCAACCTGGCGTCCAATAATTATCTCGGGCTCACCACGCATCCCAAGCTGCGCGAGGCGGCGGAGAAAGCGGTGCGCGATTTCGGGGTGGGTTCGGGCGCGGTGCGCACCATCGCCGGCACCATGAAGCTGCACATGGAGCTGGAGGAAAAGATTGCGCGCTTCAAGAACGTGGAGGCGTGCGTGGTGTTTCAATCCGGATTCACGGCCAACGCGGGAACGGTGTCGGCGATCCTGGGCAAGGACGACTTCATCATCTCCGACGAGCTGAACCACGCCTCCATCATCGACGGCGCGCGGCTCTCGCGCGCGAAGATACTCGTCTTCCGCCATAAAGACGTTGCGCACGCCGAAGAGCAACTCGCTTCCGTGAAAGACCAGCCCGGACACAAGCTGCTCATCACCGATGGCGTGTTCTCGATGGATGGCGACATCGGTCCGCTGCCCGGCCTGTGCGACGCGGCGGAGAAATACGGCGCCATCATGATGGTCGACGACGCGCACGCCTCCGGCGTGCTCGGCCGCAACGGGCGCGGCACCATCGACCACTTCAGCGTGCACGGCCGCGTTGACATCCAGGTCGGGACACTGTCCAAGGCCATCGGTTCGATCGGCGGCTACATCTGCGGCACGCGCGACCTGATCGAGTTCCTCTACCACCGCGGGCGTCCGTTCCTGTTCTCGACCTCGCATCCGCCGAGCGTGGCGGCAACCTGCATCGCGGCCTTCGATGTGCTCGAGCAGGAGCCTGGACTCATCGACCGGCTGTGGGACAACACGCGCTACTGGAAGAAGGAACTCGGCGGGCTGGGCTTCAACATCGGCGGGCAGAACACGCCGGCGAGCGAGACGCCGATCACGCCCATCATCATTGGGGATGGGCGACGGACCATGGATTTTTCGAGCGCGCTGTTCCAGGAAGGCGTCTTCGGGACCGGCATCGCGTTCCCCACGGTGCCCGAAGGAAAAGCGCGCATCCGGACGATCATGACCGCAACCCACACGCGCCCGCAGTTGGATAAGGCGCTCGAGGTTCTGCGCAAGGTGGGAAAGAAGATGGGAATACTGGCGTGA
- a CDS encoding twin-arginine translocase TatA/TatE family subunit translates to MKLGVPELLIIFGIALLIFGAGKLPQLGKGLGEGIRNFKSSIKDGESGPSSSSSASDKDKKDS, encoded by the coding sequence ATGAAACTCGGGGTTCCGGAACTGCTCATCATCTTCGGCATCGCGCTGCTCATCTTCGGCGCGGGCAAGCTGCCGCAACTCGGCAAGGGCCTGGGCGAAGGCATTCGCAACTTCAAGTCGTCGATCAAGGATGGCGAGAGCGGCCCGTCGTCGAGCAGTTCGGCAAGCGACAAGGACAAGAAAGATAGCTAG
- a CDS encoding Maf family protein encodes MNSSLLILASASPRRAELLRAAGITFRIEVSNLEEARAPGEAPRAYAERLARDKARVVARRFPGEPVLAADTIVILAGAVLEKPADAADAARMLRQLSGRAHEVTTGVCLVREPNGGAGKEAKEDVREDVRSETTRVYFRKLNEKEIAEYIATGEPMDKAGAYAIQGGAARWVEKIEGDYNNVVGLPVALVTSMLRDAKLF; translated from the coding sequence ATGAATTCTTCTCTCCTCATCCTCGCCTCCGCCTCGCCGCGCCGTGCCGAGTTGCTGCGCGCGGCGGGCATCACCTTTCGCATCGAAGTCTCGAACCTCGAGGAAGCGCGCGCGCCCGGTGAGGCGCCCCGGGCATATGCCGAGCGCCTCGCGCGCGACAAAGCTCGCGTCGTCGCGCGGCGCTTTCCCGGCGAGCCGGTGCTCGCGGCAGACACCATCGTGATCCTGGCCGGCGCCGTCCTGGAGAAACCGGCCGACGCCGCCGACGCCGCGCGCATGCTTCGCCAGCTCAGCGGACGCGCCCACGAGGTCACCACCGGGGTTTGCCTGGTCCGCGAGCCGAACGGCGGGGCTGGAAAGGAAGCCAAGGAAGACGTGAGGGAAGACGTCCGCAGTGAGACCACGCGTGTCTACTTTCGCAAACTCAACGAAAAGGAAATTGCGGAGTACATCGCGACCGGCGAGCCGATGGACAAGGCGGGCGCATACGCGATCCAGGGCGGCGCGGCGCGCTGGGTCGAAAAGATCGAAGGGGACTACAACAACGTGGTGGGATTGCCGGTCGCGCTCGTCACCAGCATGCTGCGCGACGCGAAGTTGTTCTAG
- the treZ gene encoding malto-oligosyltrehalose trehalohydrolase — protein sequence MTLRYGGNARPDGTAEFRVWAPSAKRVRLQLAGGGTALEMQREQLAFDGSFAVEAPARAGDRYFYIVDDQKPDNKPVPDPVSRFLPEGVHGPTEIVDPSAFRWADSAWRGLPLRDYVLYELHVGTFTREGTFDAAIPRLAELKRLGVTVLELMPVAAFPGARDWGYDGVSPYAVQASYGGPDGLKRFVDAAHRLAVGVIQDVVYNHLGPEGNYLRMFGPYFTDRYETPWGEAINYDGDGAAGVRRYFVDNAAYWIREYHMDGLRLDAVHTIYDNSKQHVLAEITATVDALEQELQRTIITIAESDANDALLVRPRAQGGYGIDAVWSDDFHHAVHALFTGERRGYYQDFGRPEQIAQALNEGFVYQGEHFKFWGKPRGTKPEGMCGEQHILNLQNHDQVGNRAHGERLTALLPRGARKLAAALLLLAPQTPLLFMGQEYDEKNPFLFFTSFSDPVLHQAVAEGRRKEFAQFGFADTPDPEDPQSFERSKLSWQPGNEMWKWYQRLLELRREYVAHAERKCDTQVEGGLLTMRGAGLLVQAGLKAGTKLPPAAGKMLLESDEDGYAVRVLATDAG from the coding sequence ATGACGCTGCGATACGGGGGCAACGCCCGACCTGATGGCACCGCCGAGTTCCGCGTCTGGGCGCCGAGCGCGAAGCGCGTCCGTCTGCAACTCGCCGGCGGCGGCACAGCACTCGAGATGCAGCGCGAGCAGCTTGCGTTCGATGGCAGCTTCGCCGTGGAAGCCCCGGCGCGCGCCGGCGACCGCTACTTCTACATTGTCGACGACCAGAAGCCTGACAATAAGCCTGTCCCAGACCCGGTCTCGCGTTTTCTACCCGAGGGCGTCCACGGGCCCACCGAGATCGTGGATCCCAGCGCTTTTCGCTGGGCAGACTCCGCCTGGCGCGGCCTGCCGCTGCGCGACTATGTGCTCTACGAGCTGCACGTCGGGACTTTTACTCGCGAGGGGACGTTCGACGCCGCCATCCCGCGGCTCGCCGAGCTGAAGCGCCTCGGCGTCACCGTGCTCGAGCTCATGCCGGTCGCGGCTTTTCCCGGCGCGCGCGATTGGGGATACGACGGCGTCTCGCCCTACGCGGTGCAGGCGAGCTACGGCGGTCCGGATGGACTGAAGCGTTTCGTAGATGCGGCGCACCGGCTCGCCGTCGGCGTTATTCAGGACGTGGTCTACAACCATCTCGGTCCGGAAGGGAACTACCTGCGGATGTTCGGGCCCTACTTCACCGATCGCTACGAGACGCCGTGGGGCGAGGCCATCAACTACGACGGCGACGGCGCGGCGGGCGTGCGCCGCTACTTCGTGGACAACGCCGCGTACTGGATCCGCGAGTATCACATGGACGGCCTGCGGCTCGACGCCGTGCACACCATCTACGACAACTCGAAGCAGCATGTGCTCGCCGAGATCACCGCGACGGTCGACGCGCTCGAGCAGGAGCTACAGCGCACCATCATCACCATCGCCGAGTCCGACGCCAACGACGCGCTCCTCGTCCGCCCGCGCGCGCAGGGCGGCTATGGGATCGACGCCGTTTGGAGTGACGACTTCCATCACGCCGTCCACGCGCTGTTCACCGGCGAGCGCCGTGGCTACTATCAGGATTTCGGACGCCCCGAGCAGATCGCGCAGGCGCTCAACGAAGGCTTCGTCTACCAGGGCGAGCACTTCAAGTTCTGGGGCAAGCCGCGCGGCACCAAGCCGGAAGGCATGTGCGGGGAGCAGCACATCTTGAACCTGCAGAACCACGACCAGGTCGGCAATCGCGCCCACGGCGAGCGCTTGACGGCGCTGCTGCCGCGCGGCGCGCGCAAACTCGCCGCCGCGCTGCTGCTGCTGGCGCCCCAAACACCGCTCCTCTTCATGGGACAGGAGTACGACGAGAAGAATCCGTTCCTCTTCTTCACCAGCTTCAGCGATCCGGTGTTGCACCAAGCGGTGGCCGAAGGCCGGCGTAAGGAGTTCGCGCAGTTCGGTTTCGCCGACACGCCCGATCCGGAAGATCCGCAGAGCTTCGAGCGCTCGAAACTGAGTTGGCAGCCGGGCAACGAGATGTGGAAGTGGTACCAGCGGCTGCTCGAGCTGCGGCGCGAATACGTTGCGCACGCCGAACGCAAGTGCGACACCCAGGTCGAAGGCGGGCTGCTCACCATGCGCGGTGCGGGATTGCTAGTGCAGGCCGGCTTGAAGGCGGGAACGAAATTGCCGCCGGCGGCAGGGAAGATGCTGCTCGAGTCCGATGAAGATGGTTATGCCGTGCGCGTCCTGGCGACGGATGCCGGCTA